A stretch of Synechococcus sp. WH 8020 DNA encodes these proteins:
- a CDS encoding glycosyl transferase, producing the protein MTSPTKDQTLAVVFVSNGPGELTTWVRPLAERLHRRLLMRPRAPGSLLSLRLVLVPCPNATGTEAAAASRWGLFDRITLARQFWLLLLKPSRFGSWPDRGVVVFLGGDQFWSVLLSARLGYRHITYAEWVARWPRWNDRIAAMAPTVRDQLPRRFRSRCRVVGDLMADLSSHAKEEAPLPSGEWVALLPGSKPAKLSVGVPFLLETADRLAAQRPGCRFLLPVAPTTSVEDLERYASCSNPIAASYDTDVASIEPARAGEGLRRLMTRNGTEIHLQENPPAHGALSQCKLALTTVGANTAELGALGVPMIVLVPTQHLGVMQAWDGWLGLLARLPGLRRLIGLLLSAWRLRNHGFMAWPNISAGRMVVPERVGPITPEQIALEAESWLATPERLQGQRDDLRGLRGEPGAVRALAEEVQGLLPLALSD; encoded by the coding sequence GTGACGTCACCCACCAAGGACCAAACCCTGGCTGTGGTCTTCGTTTCCAACGGCCCTGGTGAACTCACGACCTGGGTTCGTCCCCTTGCTGAGCGTCTGCATCGACGCCTGCTGATGCGGCCTCGAGCCCCTGGCTCGTTGTTGAGCCTGCGGCTTGTTTTGGTCCCTTGTCCCAATGCCACTGGCACGGAAGCCGCCGCAGCTTCCCGTTGGGGATTGTTTGATCGCATCACTCTGGCCCGGCAGTTTTGGTTGCTGCTGTTGAAGCCTTCTCGGTTTGGGAGCTGGCCAGACCGAGGTGTGGTGGTCTTTTTGGGTGGGGATCAATTTTGGAGTGTGTTGTTATCAGCTCGGCTGGGCTATCGCCACATCACCTACGCCGAGTGGGTGGCGCGTTGGCCGCGCTGGAACGATCGGATCGCCGCTATGGCCCCAACGGTGCGAGACCAGCTGCCCAGACGCTTTCGCTCTCGCTGCCGCGTGGTGGGTGACTTGATGGCGGATCTGTCCAGCCATGCCAAAGAAGAGGCCCCGCTGCCATCGGGGGAGTGGGTGGCTTTGTTACCGGGATCGAAACCGGCCAAACTCAGCGTGGGTGTTCCTTTTCTGCTGGAAACTGCAGACCGTTTGGCGGCTCAACGCCCTGGCTGCCGATTTTTGTTGCCGGTGGCACCTACCACCTCCGTCGAAGACTTGGAACGTTATGCAAGTTGCTCGAATCCCATCGCTGCCTCCTACGACACCGATGTCGCCTCGATTGAACCGGCTCGTGCCGGCGAGGGATTGAGGCGCTTGATGACGCGCAATGGCACGGAGATTCACTTGCAGGAAAATCCTCCAGCCCACGGCGCCCTTAGCCAGTGCAAGCTTGCGCTCACCACCGTGGGAGCCAACACGGCTGAACTTGGCGCTCTGGGTGTGCCCATGATCGTGTTGGTTCCCACCCAGCATCTGGGTGTGATGCAGGCTTGGGATGGTTGGCTCGGGCTCTTGGCCCGTCTGCCTGGTCTGCGGCGTCTGATCGGCTTGTTGCTGAGCGCTTGGCGTCTCCGAAACCATGGATTCATGGCTTGGCCAAACATCAGCGCTGGTCGCATGGTGGTTCCTGAACGCGTGGGTCCGATCACGCCTGAGCAAATTGCCCTTGAGGCTGAGTCCTGGCTCGCGACACCCGAGAGGTTGCAGGGGCAACGCGATGATTTGCGCGGCCTTCGCGGTGAACCTGGTGCTGTTAGAGCACTTGCTGAGGAAGTTCAGGGACTCTTGCCCTTAGCTCTTTCCGACTAG
- a CDS encoding glycine zipper domain-containing protein has translation MDSAPSQEEDKDFAQRFRDHFESLVPEIQRRWPEVTHQALEATRGSFDEVVQLIASQGDRAVQTVQQQLEDLMHQPGDGVRRFADTLEPLEEQLEQLLDDLNATLRPKIERPVRERPLMALAIAAGVGVLVGALLTGGRRS, from the coding sequence ATGGACTCAGCTCCATCCCAAGAGGAAGACAAGGATTTTGCGCAACGGTTTCGGGATCATTTTGAGTCTCTCGTCCCTGAGATCCAGCGTCGGTGGCCCGAGGTGACGCATCAAGCCTTAGAGGCCACCCGGGGCAGTTTTGATGAGGTTGTGCAATTGATTGCCTCCCAAGGCGATCGAGCGGTGCAAACCGTGCAGCAACAGCTGGAAGATCTGATGCATCAGCCCGGTGATGGTGTGCGTCGTTTTGCGGACACGCTTGAGCCCCTCGAGGAGCAACTCGAGCAGCTGCTTGATGATCTCAATGCCACCTTGCGACCCAAGATTGAACGTCCCGTGCGGGAGCGGCCGCTGATGGCGTTGGCCATCGCTGCTGGCGTTGGCGTCCTGGTGGGTGCCCTGCTAACTGGAGGTCGTCGTTCCTGA
- a CDS encoding THUMP domain-containing class I SAM-dependent RNA methyltransferase, whose amino-acid sequence MKKQARSERIKGVSVLPQGLEEAGVAELVALGAKAVKPLRRAATFEADMACFYRLHLQCRLPFRLLREMARFRCDGRETLYSGIQEGLNWERWLHPSMSFRVDVTGTAPGLNHSHYTALQIKNAIVDRQRDIWGQRSSIDLEEPDVSLHVHLDREGGVLSLDGSGGSLHRRGYRAEMGEAPLKENLAAGLIRLSGWTGTTPLVDPLCGSGTLLIEAASLAAGHAPGLNRSFALEGWADFDDDLWREEKERALNRQEQGQFQPIIIGCEQDPSIAKQARNNVEAAGLSHLISIQTGDFRDLKLPEGPGTIVCNPPYGLRVGADQDLEALYGDLGGMVKTQASGWDFWLLSGNAGVTGALRMRASRRIPINNGGIDCRWLHYQVR is encoded by the coding sequence GTGAAGAAGCAAGCAAGATCTGAGCGCATCAAAGGCGTTTCCGTACTCCCTCAAGGATTAGAGGAAGCTGGAGTGGCTGAGCTCGTGGCTCTCGGAGCCAAAGCGGTCAAACCACTACGGAGAGCGGCCACGTTTGAGGCCGACATGGCTTGCTTCTATCGGCTTCATTTGCAATGCCGACTTCCTTTTCGATTGCTTCGAGAAATGGCTCGTTTCCGATGCGATGGCCGCGAGACGCTGTATTCAGGGATTCAGGAAGGACTGAACTGGGAACGTTGGCTGCATCCTTCGATGAGTTTCCGGGTGGATGTCACCGGCACGGCTCCCGGCCTCAATCACAGCCACTACACCGCACTACAAATTAAGAACGCGATCGTCGATCGACAGCGCGACATCTGGGGGCAACGGTCCTCAATCGATCTCGAAGAACCCGATGTTTCCCTGCATGTGCATCTCGATCGAGAGGGTGGGGTCCTGAGTCTCGATGGATCAGGCGGCAGTCTCCACCGCCGCGGCTACCGCGCAGAAATGGGGGAGGCTCCGCTCAAAGAAAATCTTGCTGCTGGTTTGATCCGCCTGAGCGGATGGACAGGAACAACGCCTCTGGTCGATCCGCTCTGTGGCTCAGGGACGCTCCTGATCGAAGCGGCCTCCTTGGCTGCAGGCCATGCCCCGGGACTGAACCGCAGCTTTGCCCTTGAAGGCTGGGCTGATTTTGATGACGACCTTTGGAGAGAAGAAAAAGAGCGCGCGCTCAACCGCCAAGAGCAGGGCCAATTCCAGCCGATCATCATTGGCTGCGAACAGGATCCATCGATTGCCAAACAGGCTCGCAACAACGTCGAGGCCGCTGGTCTCTCCCACTTGATCTCCATCCAAACGGGAGATTTCAGAGATCTCAAACTTCCAGAAGGACCAGGAACGATCGTTTGCAATCCTCCTTATGGATTACGTGTCGGAGCCGATCAGGATCTTGAGGCGCTGTATGGCGATCTCGGTGGCATGGTGAAAACCCAGGCCTCAGGATGGGACTTCTGGTTGCTCAGCGGCAATGCTGGTGTCACGGGAGCCCTCCGGATGAGAGCGTCCCGACGTATCCCGATCAACAATGGTGGGATCGACTGCCGCTGGTTGCACTACCAGGTGCGTTAG
- a CDS encoding phage holin family protein — MSELPGSQESRPRGFGAAARVTALAGSVMDLHVRIALQEVGREKRRLISGGVFLAMGGTLMLLALVAVETAFVVWSQTAFNWTLMQSLLTLAVLNVVLAGASLRIGGQLAKGPYLPQTLEGLSKTTRAVMGR; from the coding sequence ATGAGTGAACTTCCAGGATCTCAAGAGAGCCGCCCAAGGGGATTCGGCGCTGCGGCTCGAGTGACAGCTTTAGCTGGTTCGGTGATGGACCTGCATGTGCGAATTGCGTTGCAGGAGGTCGGTCGCGAGAAGCGTCGCCTGATCAGCGGGGGAGTGTTTTTGGCCATGGGCGGAACCTTGATGCTCCTGGCTCTTGTGGCTGTTGAAACTGCTTTTGTTGTTTGGTCGCAAACCGCTTTCAACTGGACCTTGATGCAGTCGTTGCTCACCCTTGCTGTGTTGAATGTGGTGCTTGCTGGTGCGAGCTTGCGGATTGGAGGACAGCTGGCGAAGGGTCCTTATTTGCCGCAGACCCTTGAAGGCTTGTCCAAAACCACCCGTGCTGTGATGGGGCGTTGA
- a CDS encoding PRC-barrel domain-containing protein: protein MSSSPSPNDPLATVPSDRLWLRSELMGTQVITRDSGRRLGVVGEVVVDIDHREVVALGLRDNPLTRFLPGLPRWMPLDRIRQVGDVILVDSADSLSEAFSPDRYSRVINCQVITESGQTLGRVLGFSFDIETGELSSLVMGAVGVPLLGEGVLSTWEIPVDEIVSSGADRIIVYEGAEDKLKQLSSGVLEKLGVGGPSWEEQERERYRVNIVPVENQLSSGQAVEEAPRMLEASESQRFETERELEYVELEDRRSDNTRERRYLDEAPMQERENSYREPYREPERYNEPPLYREPQPFNGRRSVDERQPLDEPQRFNEQQRYNESDRFREPQSFQDEDRYQAPQRPSQPPQELDAAPRFEQRPRPASRRPIERPGEPLDVEPIELRSPQDQESQPLDDPW, encoded by the coding sequence TTGAGCTCGTCCCCGTCCCCCAACGACCCACTGGCAACCGTCCCCAGCGACAGGCTGTGGCTTCGGTCGGAATTAATGGGGACCCAAGTCATCACCCGCGACTCAGGCAGACGCTTGGGTGTGGTCGGCGAAGTGGTGGTCGATATCGACCACCGCGAAGTGGTTGCCCTCGGATTGAGAGACAACCCGCTCACCCGTTTCTTACCGGGACTTCCCCGTTGGATGCCCCTGGATCGCATTCGCCAAGTGGGGGACGTGATTCTTGTTGATTCCGCAGACTCCCTAAGCGAGGCCTTCTCTCCAGACCGCTACAGCCGAGTGATCAACTGCCAGGTGATCACAGAATCGGGGCAAACCCTCGGCCGCGTGTTGGGCTTCTCCTTCGACATTGAGACAGGCGAACTCAGCTCGCTTGTGATGGGAGCCGTTGGTGTTCCCCTTCTTGGAGAGGGCGTGCTCAGCACCTGGGAAATTCCTGTCGATGAAATCGTTAGCAGTGGCGCCGACCGAATCATTGTTTATGAGGGTGCCGAAGACAAACTCAAACAACTGAGCAGTGGGGTGCTGGAAAAACTAGGAGTCGGCGGACCGAGCTGGGAAGAGCAAGAGCGGGAGCGATACAGGGTGAACATCGTCCCTGTCGAAAACCAGCTCAGTTCAGGGCAAGCGGTGGAAGAGGCACCACGAATGCTGGAAGCCTCAGAATCACAACGCTTCGAAACGGAACGGGAACTCGAGTACGTCGAACTGGAAGATCGCCGCAGTGACAACACGCGTGAGCGTCGCTACCTCGATGAAGCACCGATGCAGGAGCGAGAGAACTCCTATCGAGAGCCCTATCGCGAACCCGAGAGATACAACGAGCCCCCGTTGTATCGAGAGCCCCAACCGTTCAATGGACGACGGTCGGTCGATGAGAGACAGCCGCTGGATGAGCCACAACGATTCAATGAGCAACAGCGCTACAACGAATCTGACCGGTTTCGCGAACCCCAGTCTTTCCAGGACGAAGACCGCTATCAAGCCCCTCAGCGCCCATCACAGCCACCTCAGGAACTCGATGCAGCTCCACGCTTCGAGCAACGTCCAAGACCGGCGTCTCGTCGTCCGATCGAACGGCCAGGCGAACCCCTTGATGTTGAACCCATCGAGCTTCGCTCTCCTCAAGACCAGGAGAGCCAGCCCCTCGATGATCCCTGGTAA
- the smc gene encoding chromosome segregation protein SMC encodes MTIPLETGFTVVTGPNGSGKSNILDGVLFCLGLANSRGMRADRLPDLVNSGMLKAGKSAETTVSVRFDLSDWQPDAAEEGIEPPEEGPWIQADANEWTVTRKLRVMPGGSYSSTYSSDGEPCNLQQLQTQLRRLRIDPEGSNVVMQGDVTRIVSMSNRDRRGLIDELAGVALFDTRIEQSRRKLDDVQERQDRCRIVEQELLTARQRLEKDCAKARAYQDLRDQVQRGRQQELVLAFEAAEAQLKQLKTRQQHLSEQEVRDSAAIKEKESSLSEQATRLQTLQDSVKALGEDQLLSVQGELAGLDPQNRELERQATQHQQEGERLQGLRHNLTSRRHQLQADSEGLKQANNPEVLQAAEQACRDAEAAVEISRRRLGDVAGRSGAWLDEQRQRAARRSDLQTTLTPLQEEQQQLQERLRQDEARQSELQLERDEAGAEDREVQDQLEQLEQEWQSLLESLRSGKEQLQERAEAVAIQQRTRTRLEEEQTRLEREIARLESRREALQETRGTGALRLLLEAGLDGIHGAVAQLGEVEDRHRLALEVAAGARMAQVVVDDDRIAARAIDLLKSRRAGRLTFLPLNKIRSQAAGGGAAMARGRRPEGGNGDGLIGRAVELIRYEPIYSDVFGYVFGDTQVFSDLGSARQQLGRFRAVTLEGELLEKSGAMTGGSFSQRSGGLSFGVSSDSDEAEPLRQRLLELGETLAACRREENRLLQSLEQERPLLRQLEQRQAALDAERTAAKRAHGPLLERCRQRSERLHSLQVNRTEQEQRLQVLKTTINPLLEELERISTEEQKVQAEADAGNWQQLQAELEQSDNALEQARRHRDERLQHQRERELAQTRIGDQQQAIEEEENSLQLAVTALAAAHQRWREEQKELEERRQTLENQQQILQTKFGEERRARDAAEAAVAELRQNLQQARWELERLQEERQAIQEQLRSGGIRLEELKPTLPNPLPEIPEEIRHAGLEALQDQLQQLLKRMEALEPVNMLALEELTALEERLGDLGERLDVLSQEREELLLRIETVATLRQEAFMEAFQAVDGHFSEIFASLSEGDGKLQLDNPDDPLEGGLTLVAHPKGKAVRRLAAMSGGEKSLTALSFLFALQRFRPSPFYALDEVDSFLDGVNVERLAALIARQAEQAQFLVVSHRRPMIGASQRTIGVTQARGAHTQVVGLPDAA; translated from the coding sequence ATGACCATCCCCCTCGAGACCGGGTTCACTGTGGTGACCGGTCCAAATGGGTCTGGAAAGAGCAATATTCTTGATGGAGTCCTTTTTTGTCTCGGCCTAGCCAATAGCCGAGGGATGCGTGCCGATCGCTTACCCGATCTGGTCAACAGCGGCATGCTCAAAGCTGGCAAGTCGGCTGAGACCACTGTCAGCGTGCGTTTTGACCTGAGCGACTGGCAACCAGATGCAGCAGAAGAGGGGATTGAGCCCCCTGAAGAGGGTCCCTGGATTCAAGCTGATGCCAATGAGTGGACGGTGACGCGCAAGCTGCGCGTGATGCCTGGAGGCTCGTACAGCAGCACCTACAGCTCAGACGGTGAGCCATGCAATCTGCAGCAGTTACAAACCCAGCTGCGCCGATTACGCATCGATCCTGAAGGCAGCAATGTCGTGATGCAGGGCGACGTGACTCGGATTGTCTCGATGAGCAATCGGGACCGCCGCGGCCTCATTGACGAGCTGGCGGGTGTGGCACTCTTCGACACTCGAATCGAACAAAGCCGCCGCAAGCTCGACGATGTGCAAGAGCGGCAAGATCGCTGCCGCATCGTTGAACAAGAACTGCTCACAGCGCGACAACGTCTTGAAAAGGACTGCGCGAAAGCACGGGCCTATCAAGATTTACGCGATCAGGTTCAGCGTGGCCGACAGCAAGAGCTGGTGCTGGCCTTTGAAGCAGCTGAAGCGCAGCTGAAGCAGCTCAAAACCCGCCAACAACACCTCAGCGAACAGGAGGTCCGCGACAGCGCAGCAATCAAGGAGAAAGAGAGCAGCCTGTCGGAGCAGGCCACACGCCTCCAAACCCTTCAAGACAGCGTGAAAGCTCTAGGCGAAGACCAACTACTCAGCGTGCAGGGTGAATTGGCCGGTCTCGACCCCCAGAACCGCGAACTCGAACGTCAAGCCACGCAACATCAGCAGGAGGGCGAACGCTTACAAGGACTGCGACACAACCTCACCAGCCGCCGTCACCAACTTCAAGCAGACAGCGAAGGACTCAAACAAGCCAACAACCCAGAGGTCCTCCAGGCAGCAGAGCAAGCCTGCCGCGATGCCGAAGCTGCGGTTGAAATCTCGCGCAGACGCCTCGGCGACGTGGCCGGGCGATCTGGAGCCTGGCTGGATGAGCAACGTCAAAGAGCAGCACGCCGCTCAGACCTGCAGACCACGCTCACTCCTCTTCAAGAGGAGCAACAGCAATTACAAGAGCGTTTGCGTCAGGACGAAGCCCGTCAATCCGAGCTGCAGCTGGAACGAGACGAAGCCGGCGCAGAAGACCGCGAAGTCCAAGACCAGCTGGAACAACTGGAACAGGAGTGGCAATCGCTTCTGGAAAGCCTGCGAAGCGGCAAAGAACAGCTTCAAGAACGCGCTGAAGCCGTTGCGATCCAACAACGCACCCGCACCAGGCTTGAAGAGGAGCAAACCCGTCTGGAGCGGGAAATTGCCCGTTTGGAGAGTCGACGAGAGGCCTTACAGGAAACACGAGGGACGGGAGCCTTGCGCCTCTTGCTGGAGGCGGGGCTGGATGGAATCCATGGAGCGGTGGCCCAACTTGGCGAAGTGGAAGATCGTCATCGCCTGGCCCTAGAGGTGGCAGCAGGAGCACGCATGGCCCAGGTGGTCGTTGACGACGACCGGATCGCAGCCCGTGCCATCGACTTGCTGAAAAGCCGGCGTGCAGGCCGTTTAACGTTTTTACCTCTCAACAAGATTCGATCCCAAGCCGCCGGTGGTGGCGCGGCGATGGCCCGTGGCCGCCGACCGGAGGGTGGCAATGGCGACGGCCTCATCGGTCGAGCGGTGGAGCTGATCCGCTACGAACCGATCTACAGCGACGTATTCGGGTATGTCTTTGGCGACACTCAGGTGTTCAGCGACTTGGGCAGTGCTCGGCAACAACTCGGGCGTTTCCGAGCTGTGACCCTCGAAGGCGAACTGCTCGAGAAAAGTGGCGCGATGACGGGGGGAAGCTTCAGCCAACGCAGTGGTGGACTGAGTTTTGGTGTCAGCAGTGACAGCGATGAGGCCGAGCCCCTGCGGCAACGGTTGCTCGAGCTCGGCGAGACCCTGGCGGCTTGTCGACGTGAAGAAAACCGGCTGCTTCAATCTCTCGAGCAAGAACGACCACTCCTGCGTCAGCTGGAGCAGAGGCAAGCGGCTCTCGATGCGGAGAGAACGGCAGCCAAGCGAGCCCATGGACCATTGCTGGAGCGTTGCCGCCAACGCAGCGAACGTCTCCACAGCCTTCAAGTCAACCGCACGGAACAGGAACAGCGGCTCCAAGTTCTCAAAACCACCATCAACCCTCTGCTGGAAGAACTCGAGAGAATCTCCACCGAGGAACAAAAAGTGCAAGCCGAGGCCGATGCCGGGAATTGGCAACAACTCCAGGCCGAACTCGAACAGTCGGACAACGCCCTCGAACAGGCCCGCCGCCATCGTGATGAGCGTCTTCAACATCAGCGTGAACGCGAGCTCGCACAAACCCGCATCGGTGACCAGCAACAGGCCATTGAAGAAGAGGAAAACAGTCTTCAACTAGCGGTCACAGCACTCGCTGCGGCACATCAACGCTGGCGGGAGGAACAAAAGGAGTTGGAGGAACGCCGTCAAACTCTGGAAAACCAGCAACAAATCCTCCAAACCAAGTTTGGAGAGGAGCGTCGCGCTCGGGATGCAGCGGAAGCTGCCGTGGCCGAATTGCGTCAGAACCTCCAGCAAGCCCGCTGGGAACTTGAACGGTTACAGGAGGAGCGCCAAGCGATTCAAGAGCAACTGCGCAGCGGTGGAATCCGACTCGAAGAGCTCAAGCCAACACTGCCCAACCCCCTTCCCGAGATCCCAGAAGAGATTCGCCATGCCGGGCTTGAGGCACTGCAAGACCAGCTGCAGCAACTTCTAAAACGGATGGAAGCCCTCGAACCGGTCAACATGTTGGCCCTCGAGGAACTAACGGCCCTGGAAGAAAGGTTGGGAGACCTGGGCGAACGCCTGGATGTGCTCAGCCAGGAGCGCGAAGAACTGCTCCTGAGGATTGAAACCGTGGCCACACTCAGGCAAGAGGCGTTTATGGAGGCCTTTCAAGCCGTCGATGGACATTTCTCAGAGATTTTTGCAAGCCTCTCCGAAGGCGATGGCAAGCTGCAACTGGACAATCCGGATGACCCCCTCGAGGGAGGGCTCACCCTGGTTGCTCACCCAAAAGGCAAGGCCGTGCGCCGCCTAGCGGCCATGTCTGGTGGTGAGAAGTCCCTGACAGCACTGAGTTTTCTGTTTGCACTGCAACGCTTCCGCCCCTCACCCTTTTACGCCCTTGATGAGGTCGACAGCTTCCTCGATGGCGTGAATGTGGAGCGGCTGGCCGCGTTGATCGCCCGTCAAGCCGAACAAGCCCAATTCCTTGTCGTGAGCCACAGGCGACCGATGATTGGCGCCTCTCAGCGCACCATTGGTGTCACCCAGGCTCGTGGCGCTCACACCCAGGTTGTGGGATTACCCGATGCAGCTTGA
- the msrB gene encoding peptide-methionine (R)-S-oxide reductase MsrB, whose amino-acid sequence MTSAPIAGGDRVERTPEEWKAKLSPTQFQVARQGGTEAAFTGAYWNHKEDGMYHCVCCDAPLFSSSTKYESGTGWPSFWNGVTEGAIRTHEDRSHGMVRTEILCARCDAHLGHVFNDGPAPTGQRYCTNSASLDFKKKATA is encoded by the coding sequence ATGACGAGTGCGCCAATAGCAGGTGGTGATCGGGTGGAACGCACTCCTGAGGAATGGAAGGCGAAACTCAGCCCCACCCAGTTTCAAGTGGCGCGTCAGGGCGGTACTGAAGCTGCTTTTACCGGTGCCTACTGGAATCACAAGGAAGACGGCATGTATCACTGCGTCTGTTGTGATGCACCCCTCTTTAGCTCCAGCACAAAATATGAGTCGGGCACCGGCTGGCCAAGCTTCTGGAATGGTGTGACCGAGGGTGCCATTCGCACCCATGAGGATCGAAGCCATGGGATGGTGCGAACAGAGATCCTTTGCGCACGTTGTGATGCCCATCTAGGACATGTGTTCAACGATGGACCGGCACCTACAGGTCAGCGCTACTGCACGAACAGTGCTTCCCTCGACTTCAAAAAGAAAGCCACCGCTTGA